The following proteins are encoded in a genomic region of Ammospiza caudacuta isolate bAmmCau1 chromosome 3, bAmmCau1.pri, whole genome shotgun sequence:
- the PREB gene encoding prolactin regulatory element-binding protein isoform X1 encodes MAPRRPAELYRAPFPLYTVRLHPRRPLAITAGGGGAAKTGIRNGVHFLQLEQIGGQLSASLLHCHDTETRATMTMALAGDVIAAGQDNSCHILRFSLQEPEAPGAAGKDGSGDKGPRRRRGGGGGGAQGAQGRAREVRVESLQRVRTDFSPDALQKAVRFSADGALLATGGADGFLRLWEFPSMKKTLEFRAHDGEIEDIALGPDNKQVVTAGRDFQCCVWQQDQLVTGLRWHENLPGIPDKAYRYQACRFGAVEGSAGALRLYTVQVPHKRERRPPPCYLTKWDGKSFLPLLTRPCGSEVVSCLSISDSGTFLGLGTVTGSVAIHIAFSLQRLYYVKEAHGIVVTDVAFVPESRPGRELLGGHEAALLSVAVDSRCKLHLLPTRRSLPVWLLLLLCAGLIVATILLLQLAFPGFL; translated from the exons ATGGCGCCCCGGCGTCCCGCCGAGCTGTACCGGGCGCCGTTCCCGCTCTACACCGTGCGCCTGCACCCGCGGCGCCCGCTCGCCATCAccgccggcggcggcggcgccgccaAGACCGGCATCCGCAATGGCGTG CacttcctgcagctggagcagatcGGCGGGCAGCTCAGCGCCTCGCTGCTGCACTGCCACGACACCGAAACCCGCGCCACCATGACCATGGCGCTGGCCGGGGACGTCATTGCCGCCGGGCAGGACAACAGCTGCCACATCCTGCGCTTCAGCCTGCAGGAGCCCGAGGCTCCGGGCGCGGCCGGCAAGGACG GCAGCGGCGACAAGggcccgcggcggcggcggggcggcggcggcggcggggcccaGGGCGCGCAGGGCCGGGCCCGCGAGGTGAGGGTGGAGAGCCTGCAGCGGGTGCGCACCGACTTCAGCCCCGACGCGCTGCAGAAGGCCGTGCGCTTCAGCGCCGACGGAGCCCTGCTGGCCACCGGCGGCGCCGACGGCTTCCTGCGCCTCTGGGAG tTCCCCAGCATGAAGAAGACATTGGAGTTCAGAGCCCACGACGGGGAAATTGAGGACATCGCTCTGGGCCCTGACAACAAG caggtGGTGACGGCGGGCAGGGACTTCCAGTGCTGCgtgtggcagcaggaccagctGGTGACAGGGCTGCGCTGGCACGAGAACCTGCCCGGCATCCCCGACAAGGCCTATCGCTACCAGGCGTGCAG GTTTGGGGCCGTGGAGGGCAGTGCCGGGGCCCTGCGGCTCTACACGGTGCAGGTGCCCCACAAGCGGGAGCGCCGCCCCCCGCCCTGCTACCTGACCAAGTGGGATGGGAAGAGCTTCCTGCCGCTGCTGACGCGGCCCTGCGGCTCCGAGGTGGTCTCCTGCCTCTCCATCAG CGACTCGGGCACgttcctggggctgggcacggTGACGGGCTCCGTGGCCATCCACATTGCCTTCTCGCTGCAG AGGCTGTACTACGTGAAGGAGGCCCACGGCATCGTGGTGACAGACGTGGCCTTCGTCCCCGAGAGCCGGCCCGGGCGGGAGCTGCTGGGGGGCCACGAGGCCGCCCTGCTCAGCGTGGCCGTGGACAGCCGCTGCAAGCTGCACCTGCTGCCCACCCGCC gCTCCCTCcctgtctggctgctgctgctgctctgtgccggGCTCATCGTGGCcaccatcctgctgctgcagctcgcCTTCCCGGGCTTCCTGTAG
- the PREB gene encoding prolactin regulatory element-binding protein isoform X2, with amino-acid sequence MAPRRPAELYRAPFPLYTVRLHPRRPLAITAGGGGAAKTGIRNGVHFLQLEQIGGQLSASLLHCHDTETRATMTMALAGDVIAAGQDNSCHILRFSLQEPEAPGAAGKDGSGDKGPRRRRGGGGGGAQGAQGRAREVRVESLQRVRTDFSPDALQKAVRFSADGALLATGGADGFLRLWEFPSMKKTLEFRAHDGEIEDIALGPDNKVVTAGRDFQCCVWQQDQLVTGLRWHENLPGIPDKAYRYQACRFGAVEGSAGALRLYTVQVPHKRERRPPPCYLTKWDGKSFLPLLTRPCGSEVVSCLSISDSGTFLGLGTVTGSVAIHIAFSLQRLYYVKEAHGIVVTDVAFVPESRPGRELLGGHEAALLSVAVDSRCKLHLLPTRRSLPVWLLLLLCAGLIVATILLLQLAFPGFL; translated from the exons ATGGCGCCCCGGCGTCCCGCCGAGCTGTACCGGGCGCCGTTCCCGCTCTACACCGTGCGCCTGCACCCGCGGCGCCCGCTCGCCATCAccgccggcggcggcggcgccgccaAGACCGGCATCCGCAATGGCGTG CacttcctgcagctggagcagatcGGCGGGCAGCTCAGCGCCTCGCTGCTGCACTGCCACGACACCGAAACCCGCGCCACCATGACCATGGCGCTGGCCGGGGACGTCATTGCCGCCGGGCAGGACAACAGCTGCCACATCCTGCGCTTCAGCCTGCAGGAGCCCGAGGCTCCGGGCGCGGCCGGCAAGGACG GCAGCGGCGACAAGggcccgcggcggcggcggggcggcggcggcggcggggcccaGGGCGCGCAGGGCCGGGCCCGCGAGGTGAGGGTGGAGAGCCTGCAGCGGGTGCGCACCGACTTCAGCCCCGACGCGCTGCAGAAGGCCGTGCGCTTCAGCGCCGACGGAGCCCTGCTGGCCACCGGCGGCGCCGACGGCTTCCTGCGCCTCTGGGAG tTCCCCAGCATGAAGAAGACATTGGAGTTCAGAGCCCACGACGGGGAAATTGAGGACATCGCTCTGGGCCCTGACAACAAG gtGGTGACGGCGGGCAGGGACTTCCAGTGCTGCgtgtggcagcaggaccagctGGTGACAGGGCTGCGCTGGCACGAGAACCTGCCCGGCATCCCCGACAAGGCCTATCGCTACCAGGCGTGCAG GTTTGGGGCCGTGGAGGGCAGTGCCGGGGCCCTGCGGCTCTACACGGTGCAGGTGCCCCACAAGCGGGAGCGCCGCCCCCCGCCCTGCTACCTGACCAAGTGGGATGGGAAGAGCTTCCTGCCGCTGCTGACGCGGCCCTGCGGCTCCGAGGTGGTCTCCTGCCTCTCCATCAG CGACTCGGGCACgttcctggggctgggcacggTGACGGGCTCCGTGGCCATCCACATTGCCTTCTCGCTGCAG AGGCTGTACTACGTGAAGGAGGCCCACGGCATCGTGGTGACAGACGTGGCCTTCGTCCCCGAGAGCCGGCCCGGGCGGGAGCTGCTGGGGGGCCACGAGGCCGCCCTGCTCAGCGTGGCCGTGGACAGCCGCTGCAAGCTGCACCTGCTGCCCACCCGCC gCTCCCTCcctgtctggctgctgctgctgctctgtgccggGCTCATCGTGGCcaccatcctgctgctgcagctcgcCTTCCCGGGCTTCCTGTAG
- the SLC5A6 gene encoding sodium-dependent multivitamin transporter → MEFTAIDYSIFALLLVLSSAIGLFYALSGDRQRTVQEFLLANRDMGCLPVALSLLASFQSAVAILGVPAEIFRFGTEYWFLGCSYLLGLLIPAHIFIPVFYRLRITSTYEYLELRFNKTVRMLGTITFIFQMVIYMGVVLYAPALALNAVTGFDLWSAVLTMGLVCTLYTTLGGLKAVIWTDVFQTLVMLAGQVAVIVVGAWRVGGMARVWRVAEQHGKIAGIDLDPNPLERHTFWSLSVGGIFMMLSLYGVNQAQVQRYLCARSEREAKLSCYAVFPCQQIVLCLSCLTGLVMFVYDLEHPLAPGHRPASSDQLVLFFVMDVLRDLPGLPGLFVACLFSGALSTISSAFNSLATVTMEDLVRPHLPGLSESRATLLSKLLALGYGLLCLGMAYVSSMLGPVLQAAISIFGMVGGPLLGLFCLGMFFPCANPTGAVVGLLAGLAMAFWVGIGSFLQSTARASGVPPANSTALPTVGNLSTVLAATLLPPTSAPPPSPTGLQRFYSLSYMWYSAHNSTTVIVVGVLVSLLTGPTPAAALDPRTISPVLPWLLCCLPPKVRHWLCCGAADPAQAPGHGDSSEKSHGVPNGLSAPGPELQGDEGQGYVRSAGTPLYAVQETSF, encoded by the exons ATGGAGTTCACGGCCATCGACTACAGCATCTTCGCGCTGCTCCTCGTGCTCTCCTCCGCCATCGGGCTCTTCTACGCGCTGAGCGGCGACCGGCAGCGCACGGTGCAGGAGTTCCTGCTGGCCAACCGTGACATGGGCTGCCTGCCCgtggccctgtccctgctcgCCTCCTTCCAGTCGGCCGTGGCCATCCTGGGCGTGCCCGCCGAGATCTTTCGCTTCGGCACCGAGTACTGGTTCCTGGGCTGCTCCtacctgctggggctgctcatccCCGCGCACATCTTCATCCCCGTCTTCTACCGCCTGCGCATCACCAGCACCTACGAg TACCTGGAGCTGCGCTTCAACAAGACCGTGCGGATGTTGGGCACCATCACCTTCATCTTCCAGATG GTCATCTACATGGGGGTGGTGCTCTACgctcctgccctggccctcAACGCAG TGACGGGCTTTGACCTCTGGAGCGCCGTGCTCACCATGGGGCTGGTCTGCACCCTCTACACCACACTG GGTGGCCTCAAGGCTGTCATCTGGACAGACGTGTTCCAGACGCTGGTGATGCTGGCGGGGCAGGTGGCCGTCATCGTGGTGGGCGCCTGGCGGGTGGGGGGCATGGCCCGAGTGTGGCGCGTGGCCGAGCAGCACGGCAAGATCGCCGGCATCGA CCTGGACCCCAACCCCCTGGAGCGGCACACCTTCTGGTCGCTGTCCGTGGGCGGGATCTTCATGATGCTGTCGCTGTATGGGGTGAACCAGGCGCAGGTGCAGCGCTACCTGTGCGCCCGCAGCGAGCGCGAGGCCAAGCT CTCCTGCTACGCCGTGTTCCCCTGCCAGCAGATCGTGCTGTGCCTCAGCTGCCTCACGGGCCTCGTCATGTTCGTGTACGACCTGGAGCACCCGCTGGCGCCCGGCCATCGCCCTGCCTCCTCTGACCAG CTGGTGCTGTTCTTCGTCATGGACGTGCTGCGGGACctgccggggctgcccgggctCTTTGTGGCCTGCCTGTTCAGCGGCGCCCTCAG caCCATCTCCTCCGCCTTCAACTCGCTGGCCACGGTGACCATGGAGGACCTGGTGCGGCCGCACCTCCCCGGGCTCTCGGAGTCGCGGGCCACgctgctctccaagctgctgg ctctcggctatgggctgctctgcctgggcatGGCGTACGTGTCCTCCATGCTGGGACCCGTGCTGCAG GCGGCCATCAGCATCTTCGGCATGGTGGGGGGCCCGCTCCTGGGGCTCTTCTGCCTGGGCATGTTCTTCCCCTGCGCCAACCCCACC ggAGCCGTGGTGGGGCTGCTGGCCGGGCTGGCCATGGCCTTCTGGGTGGGCATTGGCAGcttcctgcagagcacagcacggGCCAGCGGGGTGCCCCCGGCCAACAGCACGGCGCTCCCCACCGTGGGCAACCTCAGCACTGTGCTGGCCGCCACGCTGCTGCCCCCCACCTCAGCACCGCCCCCGAG ccccacagggctgcagcGTTTCTACAGCCTGTCCTACATGTGGTACAGTGCCCACAACTCCACCACCGTCATCGTGGTGGGGGTGCTGGTCAGCCTGCTCACCG GCCCCACGCCGGCCGCGGCCCTGGACCCCCGCACCATCTCCCCcgtgctgccctggctgctctgctgcctgcccccCAAAGTCCGCCACTGGCTCTGCTGCGGGGCAGCCGACCCTGCCCAG gccCCTGGCCACGGGGACAGCTCGGAGAAGAGCCACGGGGTGCCCAACGGGCTGTCCGCCCCCGGCCCCGAGCTGCAAGGGGACGAGGGACAGGGCTACGTGCGCAGCGCCGGCACCCCGCTCTACGCCGTGCAGGAAACCTCCTTCTGA
- the ATRAID gene encoding all-trans retinoic acid-induced differentiation factor has protein sequence MSGAVRGFALLPLPLLLLLLLPRAARGAAVCGLCPGPPRNGSIVSRFCESRRDAESDGRCCRERGPAPGRLLGLDLSNCSLQSVPPGLAEATAAFVLDLSENPLTAVPSASFRGFTRLQSLVVPPALECPGGSDAWQDVTVDRSSRLCQGQRNLCNSSEQLAWPCPENSVCAPNGPGLVQCLCEGPFHGYRCLREGTFPTLLFGGILGTATVSLSLLLWGTQRRKAKSP, from the exons ATGAGCGGGGCCGTGCGCGGGTTcgcgctgctgccgctgccgctgctgctgctgctgctgctgccccgggccgcccgcggggcCGCG GTGTGCGGGCTCTGCCCGGGGCCGCCGCGGAACGGCTCCATCGTGTCCCGGTTCTGTGAGTCCCGGCGGGACGCCGAGAGCGACGGGCGCTGCtgccgggagcggggcccggccccggggcggctgctggg GCTGGACCTGAGCaactgctccctgcagagcgTTCCCCCGGGACTGGCCGAGGCCACCGCTGCCTTCGTCCT GGACCTGAGTGAGAACCCGCTGACAGCCGTCCCCAGTGCTTCCTTCCGGGGCTTCACCCGCCTGCAGAGCCT cgtGGTGCCACCAGCGCTGGAGTGCCCGGGTGGGAGTGACGCCTGGCAGGACGTGACAGTGGACAGGAGCAGccggctgtgccaggggcagagGAACCTCTGCAACAGCTCCGAGCAGCTTG cctggccatgtCCTGAAAACTCCGTGTGTGCCCCCAACGGGCCCGGCCTCGTCCAGTGCCTCTGTGAGGGTCCCTTCCATGGCTACAGGTGCCTGCGAGAG ggcACGTTCCCGACGCTTCTCTTCGGAGGAATCCTGGGCACCGCCACCGTGTCGCTGTcgctgctgctgtggggcacGCAGCGGAGGAAGGCCAAGagcccctga